A genomic stretch from Shewanella sediminis HAW-EB3 includes:
- a CDS encoding HD domain-containing phosphohydrolase: MNTKVTYLKFIVVTLFLIWTILIVSILINWFSQENRHAERLALKEATVSIKKDLAYRSWVTSHGGVYVPITEHTQPNPYLAHIPNRDIKTETGQGLTLMNPAYAIKQTMKNYSELYGTKGRIVSNTPLNPDNKADKWESDSLNIIEDTRTPHHEIHPIDGQEHMRLIIPLFTEEGCLKCHGHQGYKVGDVRGGISASIALSPYYTSAVSRLKASLPYVAVVWLIGVATILLGYWRTRRYISEKIASYEQHIFSIVDMIENRDSYTAGHTKRVGKYASLIAKQMGYSDRAIDKLYRASMVHDVGKISTPDSILLKPGRLSPLERKIIQQHVVTSYQMLKRVDIFQGIAEIVRHHHEHYDGSGYPQGLKGEQIPMLSQIMSVADAFDAMTTDRVYKGRKTIQSALEELQLLGGKQFNAEVVKAAQIALKGVASPKSNQLPVNEIEKERFAYFYKDQLTGAYNRDYLNNMLLINSDKYSEAPYNCINLILLTNFTQYNKEQGWEKGNKILIDVTQSLIFSFPEALIFRIHGDDFIVLHKQHYPIEGELGPIDALLCDTGISLDTLHVNIKEDCIGSVDKLDNWLTLNSDETGSRAHDRISVNR, encoded by the coding sequence GTGAATACTAAAGTCACGTATCTCAAATTCATTGTAGTAACGCTGTTTTTAATCTGGACAATCTTAATCGTTTCCATCCTGATAAATTGGTTTAGTCAGGAAAATCGTCACGCCGAAAGGCTGGCACTCAAAGAAGCCACGGTAAGCATAAAAAAAGATCTGGCCTACCGCTCTTGGGTCACTTCCCACGGTGGGGTCTATGTACCGATAACCGAACATACCCAACCCAACCCATATCTGGCTCATATCCCCAACCGTGATATAAAAACAGAGACTGGCCAGGGGTTAACACTCATGAACCCTGCTTACGCAATCAAGCAGACGATGAAAAACTACTCTGAGCTTTACGGAACGAAGGGACGCATAGTCAGTAATACACCACTCAACCCCGACAATAAAGCCGATAAGTGGGAATCTGACTCTCTGAATATTATCGAAGATACAAGAACTCCCCATCACGAAATCCACCCCATCGATGGCCAGGAGCATATGAGGCTTATTATCCCGCTATTTACCGAAGAGGGATGCTTAAAATGTCACGGTCATCAAGGCTATAAGGTTGGTGATGTGCGTGGTGGAATATCGGCGTCGATTGCACTCTCTCCCTATTACACTAGTGCTGTTTCACGCTTGAAAGCCAGCCTCCCCTATGTTGCCGTAGTGTGGTTAATCGGCGTGGCAACAATCTTACTCGGATACTGGCGCACCAGGCGCTATATCTCAGAAAAAATCGCCAGTTATGAGCAACATATTTTTTCCATCGTCGACATGATAGAGAACCGCGACAGCTATACCGCCGGCCATACTAAACGTGTTGGAAAATATGCATCTCTTATCGCAAAGCAGATGGGCTACAGCGACAGAGCCATAGATAAACTCTATCGCGCATCTATGGTTCACGATGTGGGCAAAATATCCACACCCGACTCAATCCTGCTGAAACCGGGAAGGCTATCACCCTTAGAGCGTAAAATAATTCAGCAACATGTAGTAACCAGTTACCAGATGTTAAAGCGGGTGGATATCTTCCAGGGGATTGCAGAGATAGTGCGTCATCACCATGAACACTATGATGGCTCTGGCTACCCCCAGGGTCTGAAAGGTGAACAGATCCCTATGCTGTCACAAATTATGAGTGTTGCCGATGCGTTCGATGCCATGACGACCGATCGTGTCTACAAGGGCAGAAAAACGATTCAATCAGCACTCGAAGAGCTTCAACTGCTGGGGGGTAAACAGTTTAACGCTGAAGTCGTTAAGGCAGCTCAGATAGCCTTGAAAGGTGTCGCCAGCCCGAAATCAAACCAGCTACCGGTAAATGAGATAGAGAAAGAGCGGTTTGCCTACTTCTATAAGGACCAGTTAACCGGCGCCTATAATCGTGACTACCTGAACAATATGCTTCTGATCAACAGTGACAAGTATAGCGAGGCCCCATACAACTGCATCAACCTGATTTTACTGACCAATTTCACCCAGTACAATAAAGAACAAGGTTGGGAAAAAGGCAATAAGATACTTATCGATGTGACACAATCCTTGATATTTTCATTTCCTGAGGCATTGATATTCAGGATACACGGTGATGATTTTATCGTGTTGCATAAGCAACACTATCCAATCGAGGGGGAGTTAGGCCCGATTGATGCCCTACTGTGCGACACAGGAATTTCACTGGATACTCTGCATGTCAATATAAAGGAGGACTGCATCGGCTCAGTAGATAAGCTCGATAACTGGCTAACATTAAATAGCGATGAAACGGGTAGCAGAGCCCATGACAGGATTAGTGTTAATCGGTAA
- a CDS encoding DUF3465 domain-containing protein encodes MHNRIVKGTLVRWKDDKGFGFIEPETGSGTDSHTDIFIHVSQLRHMSRRPLEGDTIFFQIEHKPGGKLNAIEARIEGVEVKAQTEAKTKSRLKSKNRTPIGPILYRIGIMMVVLAIASFAYNRAIAPFLASSSTSGFELAVNDSLQQPPSSVQNGTAQKGTSQLGTLQIAEAFNNRQSGLQVNSSGTVSKILSDDNEGSRHQRFILRLSNGQTLLIAHNIDLAPRIAGIGVGDNVAFYGQYEFNNKGGVVHWTHHDPQGRHPGGWLKHKGQTYQ; translated from the coding sequence ATGCATAATCGAATTGTAAAAGGGACCCTCGTTCGTTGGAAGGATGACAAAGGCTTCGGTTTCATTGAGCCTGAAACAGGTTCAGGTACTGACAGTCATACCGATATCTTTATTCATGTATCTCAGCTCAGGCATATGAGCAGGCGGCCACTGGAAGGGGATACCATCTTCTTTCAAATTGAGCATAAACCCGGTGGCAAACTTAATGCTATTGAGGCGCGCATCGAAGGTGTCGAAGTCAAAGCCCAGACAGAAGCTAAAACTAAGTCTAGGCTGAAGTCTAAAAACCGTACTCCAATCGGCCCCATTCTCTATCGCATAGGGATCATGATGGTGGTGCTGGCCATCGCAAGCTTTGCTTACAATCGTGCCATCGCCCCCTTCCTTGCCAGCTCTTCAACATCGGGTTTTGAGCTTGCCGTCAATGATTCGCTGCAACAGCCCCCAAGCTCGGTACAAAATGGCACTGCGCAGAAAGGTACTTCACAGTTAGGTACTTTACAGATAGCTGAGGCATTTAATAATCGGCAAAGTGGCCTGCAGGTTAACAGCAGTGGGACGGTCAGCAAGATATTGAGCGATGACAACGAGGGCAGTCGCCATCAGCGCTTTATTCTCCGTTTATCTAATGGGCAAACCCTGTTGATCGCCCATAATATCGACTTAGCACCACGGATAGCGGGCATAGGCGTCGGTGATAATGTGGCGTTTTATGGTCAGTATGAGTTCAATAACAAGGGGGGCGTTGTACACTGGACCCATCATGACCCTCAAGGAAGACACCCCGGTGGCTGGTTAAAGCATAAGGGACAAACCTACCAGTAA
- a CDS encoding MFS transporter: protein MKNPPPIWLMVTLLMFPQVVETIYSPSLPHISQAFWVSFETASQTLSVYFIAFAIGVVVWGRLCDTLGRKKAMIYGLITYGIGAFIALLAGNFETLLLARIISAFGAAVGSIVTQTMLRDSFEGPELGKVFSVMGMGISISPVLGLMLGGAIAQNLGHLGVFSFLLSLSLVLLLLGQCCLSETRPQHLTPVPLLPLAKQMICNGQVMRSATLAALFNLMLFSYYALAPFIFADLNMSSIAFGYSGIALGLGSLIGSLINKRLLSRGWQAVTLINLASILALCGGVGVYLLQSSLAFLLPMVCVVQAFGIAIPNILSQALVDYKQVAGSAGALFGLAYYLMLGAGLALAGVLQNLGLVLLLAAGLTTLLCLLNLKNVTPVLSTKGV from the coding sequence ATGAAAAATCCCCCCCCGATTTGGCTAATGGTAACCCTGTTGATGTTTCCTCAGGTCGTTGAAACCATCTATAGTCCATCACTTCCCCATATTTCACAGGCATTTTGGGTTAGCTTTGAAACCGCATCCCAAACGCTTTCGGTCTACTTTATTGCCTTTGCTATAGGTGTGGTGGTCTGGGGGCGATTATGTGACACCCTAGGCCGTAAAAAAGCGATGATTTATGGATTAATCACCTATGGTATAGGCGCGTTCATCGCTCTATTGGCCGGAAACTTCGAAACCTTGTTGTTGGCCAGAATCATCTCGGCATTTGGCGCAGCTGTTGGCTCAATCGTCACTCAAACCATGTTGCGCGACAGCTTCGAAGGCCCTGAGCTTGGCAAGGTATTTTCTGTGATGGGAATGGGGATCTCAATCAGCCCCGTGCTGGGCTTGATGTTAGGCGGTGCTATAGCACAAAACCTGGGACACTTAGGCGTATTTAGTTTTCTGCTAAGCCTGAGTCTGGTCTTATTACTGCTAGGCCAATGCTGCCTGTCGGAGACACGCCCACAACACTTAACGCCGGTACCATTATTGCCGTTGGCTAAGCAGATGATATGCAACGGACAAGTGATGCGTAGTGCAACCTTAGCAGCCCTGTTTAACCTGATGCTCTTTAGCTACTATGCGCTGGCCCCCTTTATCTTCGCAGACCTTAACATGAGCTCGATAGCGTTTGGCTATAGCGGCATCGCTCTGGGGCTCGGTTCATTGATAGGCAGCCTGATTAATAAGCGGCTGCTGTCGAGAGGTTGGCAAGCTGTGACACTCATCAATCTGGCATCGATACTCGCTCTGTGTGGCGGTGTTGGTGTCTACCTGCTGCAGTCGAGCCTGGCTTTCTTGCTGCCCATGGTATGTGTGGTACAGGCGTTCGGTATCGCCATCCCCAATATCCTCAGTCAGGCGCTGGTCGATTATAAGCAGGTGGCGGGAAGCGCCGGCGCCCTGTTCGGTCTGGCCTATTACCTGATGTTGGGCGCCGGGTTGGCGCTGGCGGGAGTGCTGCAGAATCTGGGGCTGGTGTTACTGCTCGCGGCGGGGCTGACGACTCTTCTTTGTCTGCTCAATCTCAAGAACGTAACCCCGGTTCTGTCGACGAAGGGAGTGTAA
- a CDS encoding AraC family transcriptional regulator, which translates to MAFIKQENRFDVDTLDTQVVGIAADVGRHDSGMHRHGKAQLLYASLGCMNITLDNTQCILPPTKAAWIPAGVEHCVQMRNVVAYRSVYFDIRKFSDLPQEVKIISVNALLQALIERMAMWEWDKPNREQVAVTTLFIEELESAPQESLLLPLPSDPRLKPWLSALQSGDELPLALKTMAKGIGASEKTISRIFSRQTGMPYQAWRQQWRLHGAIERLALGSSVSEVAFSLGFSSDSAFISFFKQHLGNTPSQYIKAKTAD; encoded by the coding sequence ATGGCGTTTATCAAGCAAGAGAACCGTTTCGATGTCGATACCTTGGATACGCAGGTGGTTGGTATTGCGGCCGATGTGGGCCGGCATGACTCGGGGATGCACAGGCATGGAAAGGCGCAGCTTCTTTATGCATCGCTTGGCTGCATGAACATCACCTTAGATAACACTCAGTGTATATTGCCCCCGACCAAGGCGGCATGGATCCCTGCGGGCGTCGAGCATTGTGTTCAAATGCGCAATGTCGTGGCCTATCGCTCCGTCTATTTCGATATCCGTAAGTTCTCCGATCTACCGCAAGAGGTGAAGATCATCTCGGTAAATGCCTTGCTGCAGGCATTAATCGAAAGGATGGCGATGTGGGAGTGGGATAAGCCGAACCGGGAGCAAGTCGCGGTCACTACTCTGTTTATCGAAGAGCTGGAGTCTGCCCCCCAGGAGTCTCTGTTATTACCTTTGCCAAGTGATCCGCGATTGAAGCCTTGGTTATCTGCACTGCAATCCGGGGATGAGCTACCTTTAGCCCTGAAAACGATGGCGAAGGGAATTGGCGCGAGTGAGAAGACCATATCCCGAATTTTCAGCAGGCAGACCGGTATGCCCTATCAGGCGTGGCGGCAGCAATGGCGATTACACGGTGCCATCGAGCGTTTAGCATTGGGGAGTTCGGTATCTGAGGTCGCCTTCTCGTTAGGTTTCTCCAGCGATAGCGCCTTTATCAGCTTCTTTAAACAGCATCTGGGTAATACGCCTAGCCAGTATATAAAAGCAAAAACAGCCGATTAG
- a CDS encoding ATP-binding protein gives MANYLPPLFTRLYVSMIVALCASIFVTLYFSEQFIEQSDTVDFYEDTYYVFTEIKSDLNRSGLTPEQYFNDMLLNHYHFNIEWQKQWQDKAECGECEFLNKIAGSFIYRLNDEQLLAAYPLDGTKGAILIGDQAPASLLFENNDGKQPLTLAEIWHEDPGELIPFILLIVTALAIGATLYYPVRQLQKQINQLIDTNQKFGNGELNARAEQAFSEPVNSLAISFNRMAESITETVKENQIFAQAVPHEMRTPLSRIQLATGLLRKRCQQADERELLDNIDCYIDDIDELTRQVLTFSKLNTTLSQEECLKACQSKQLINLDEYFKSRVQLLNQKQQLDQDQAIDVTLDMEPQQLECDPVYLRLMFDNLLKNALRYATSRVLVTVAVGGHEKHDEESHLVISVDDDGPGIESQHYDSIFLPFSRIDRSRSQQTGGLGLGLAIAKAATRRMHGHLEVSRSELGGARFSCRLSPVRLAMKNCSGTG, from the coding sequence ATGGCTAACTATCTTCCCCCACTGTTTACCCGACTCTACGTCAGCATGATTGTGGCCTTGTGTGCCAGCATCTTTGTCACTCTCTATTTTAGTGAACAGTTTATTGAACAGAGCGATACCGTCGATTTTTATGAGGATACCTATTACGTCTTCACTGAAATTAAGTCTGACCTGAACCGCTCAGGTTTAACTCCAGAGCAGTACTTCAACGATATGCTGCTTAATCATTACCATTTCAACATTGAATGGCAGAAGCAGTGGCAGGATAAAGCAGAGTGTGGGGAGTGTGAATTTCTCAATAAGATAGCCGGCTCATTCATCTATAGACTTAATGATGAGCAACTGCTCGCAGCCTATCCCCTCGATGGTACCAAGGGTGCCATATTAATCGGCGACCAGGCTCCCGCCAGCCTACTTTTTGAAAATAATGATGGAAAACAGCCATTAACTCTTGCTGAAATATGGCACGAAGACCCCGGAGAGTTAATCCCCTTTATTCTACTTATCGTTACAGCCTTAGCCATTGGTGCCACTCTCTACTATCCGGTGCGTCAACTGCAGAAACAGATCAACCAGCTTATCGATACCAACCAAAAGTTTGGTAATGGTGAGCTTAATGCCCGGGCCGAACAAGCGTTTTCCGAGCCGGTGAATTCACTGGCGATCAGCTTTAACCGCATGGCAGAATCGATAACCGAAACGGTGAAAGAAAATCAAATCTTCGCACAAGCCGTGCCCCATGAGATGCGCACGCCCTTGAGTCGAATTCAGTTAGCAACCGGATTACTTCGTAAGCGCTGTCAGCAAGCTGACGAGCGGGAACTGCTCGATAACATCGACTGTTATATCGACGACATCGATGAGTTAACCCGGCAGGTGCTCACCTTCTCTAAACTCAACACCACACTAAGTCAGGAAGAGTGCCTGAAAGCGTGCCAGAGCAAGCAGCTCATCAACCTCGATGAATATTTTAAAAGCCGAGTGCAGCTGTTAAACCAGAAACAACAGTTAGACCAAGATCAGGCTATAGACGTCACGTTAGATATGGAGCCACAGCAACTCGAATGTGACCCGGTTTATCTGCGTTTGATGTTCGATAACCTGCTCAAGAATGCGCTCAGATACGCGACATCCAGAGTCCTGGTAACAGTGGCAGTCGGTGGACACGAAAAACATGACGAAGAGAGTCATCTTGTTATTAGCGTCGATGATGATGGCCCCGGTATCGAGAGCCAACATTATGACTCAATCTTCCTGCCTTTCTCCCGTATAGACAGGAGCCGCAGTCAGCAAACCGGCGGCCTTGGCTTAGGTTTGGCCATAGCTAAAGCCGCAACGAGGCGAATGCATGGCCACTTAGAGGTGAGTCGCAGCGAGTTGGGCGGAGCCAGGTTCAGTTGCCGGTTAAGCCCAGTTAGGCTCGCTATGAAGAACTGTTCCGGTACGGGTTAA
- a CDS encoding nuclear transport factor 2 family protein has product MKKTIASALVMALVSLTACNDDSNSNEESMTLSNKDKAVAVLNSIETGDEQAISYINPLEYTQHNLSVGDGLAGFGAVLQALPEGSARVDVVRAFEDGEFVFTHTDYNFFGPKIGFDLFRFEDGVIVEHWDNLIATSDLPNPSGHSQIDGSTTVTDLDKTAENKALVTDFVDTILVKGEFDKLANYFDGDNYLQHNPQIGDGVSGLGAALEAMAQQGIEMIYTKNYKVLGEGNFVLSISEGTLGGAETSFYDLFRIENGKVAEHWDVIETIAPISEWKNNNGKFGGL; this is encoded by the coding sequence ATGAAAAAGACCATAGCGAGCGCACTGGTGATGGCGTTAGTTTCACTGACAGCGTGTAACGATGATTCGAACTCAAATGAGGAAAGTATGACGCTATCTAATAAAGACAAGGCCGTTGCGGTACTCAACAGCATAGAAACCGGCGATGAGCAGGCGATCTCATATATCAACCCACTCGAATACACCCAACATAACCTCTCTGTCGGCGATGGCCTGGCAGGATTTGGCGCCGTACTACAGGCGTTACCCGAAGGCAGCGCCAGGGTCGATGTGGTCCGCGCATTCGAAGATGGGGAGTTCGTTTTTACCCATACCGATTATAACTTCTTCGGCCCCAAGATTGGTTTCGACCTGTTCCGTTTCGAAGACGGCGTCATTGTCGAGCACTGGGATAATCTCATCGCTACATCAGACCTCCCCAACCCGAGCGGCCATAGCCAGATAGATGGCTCAACGACGGTAACCGACTTAGATAAAACGGCAGAAAATAAGGCCTTGGTAACCGATTTTGTCGATACCATACTGGTAAAAGGTGAGTTCGATAAACTGGCCAACTACTTCGATGGCGACAACTACCTGCAACATAACCCTCAAATCGGTGATGGTGTGTCGGGCCTGGGCGCCGCCCTCGAAGCCATGGCCCAACAAGGGATAGAGATGATCTATACCAAGAACTATAAGGTACTGGGAGAAGGTAACTTCGTATTGAGTATCAGCGAGGGTACATTGGGCGGTGCAGAGACCTCATTTTACGACCTGTTTCGTATCGAAAATGGCAAAGTTGCCGAACACTGGGATGTCATCGAAACTATCGCCCCTATTTCAGAGTGGAAGAACAACAACGGTAAGTTCGGCGGTCTTTAA
- the deoD gene encoding purine-nucleoside phosphorylase, protein MTAHINGQKGDFAETIIMPGDPLRAKYIAETFLDDAVEITNIRNMLGYTGFYKGQRISVMGHGMGIPSMVLYAHELINDFGVKRIIRVGSLGATQQDVKLHDVILAQAAGTDSPTNAKRSSGYQMATSATFDLLHKAYSSAVEKQISVKVGNIFSGDMYYDPDEDMIPALERFGVLGIDMEVAGLYGLAHQQGIESLAILTVSDHCLTGEETSAEERQLSFNQMIELALETACS, encoded by the coding sequence ATGACTGCACACATTAACGGCCAAAAGGGCGACTTTGCCGAAACCATCATCATGCCAGGCGACCCATTAAGGGCCAAGTACATCGCCGAGACGTTCCTCGATGATGCCGTAGAGATCACCAATATACGTAACATGTTGGGTTATACCGGTTTCTACAAGGGCCAGCGTATCTCCGTCATGGGCCACGGTATGGGCATCCCCTCTATGGTGCTTTACGCTCACGAGCTGATCAATGATTTCGGTGTGAAGCGCATCATACGTGTCGGCAGTTTGGGGGCGACCCAACAAGATGTGAAGCTACACGATGTGATCCTGGCACAAGCGGCAGGCACAGACTCTCCCACCAATGCAAAGCGCAGCAGCGGCTACCAGATGGCCACCTCGGCCACCTTCGACCTACTGCATAAAGCCTATAGCTCAGCGGTTGAAAAACAGATCAGCGTCAAGGTGGGCAACATCTTCAGTGGCGATATGTATTACGATCCCGATGAGGATATGATCCCGGCACTGGAGCGTTTCGGGGTACTCGGCATCGATATGGAAGTGGCGGGTCTCTATGGTTTGGCCCACCAGCAGGGTATCGAATCCTTAGCGATTCTAACCGTGTCGGATCACTGTCTCACCGGGGAAGAGACGTCAGCCGAAGAGCGTCAGCTGTCATTCAATCAGATGATCGAGCTGGCTTTAGAGACAGCATGTAGCTAA
- a CDS encoding response regulator transcription factor → MAKANILIIEDDKEISRLTAMYLEAEDYLTQIIDDGLHAVNAVRQHQPDLIILDLMLPGLDGIEICKQVRTFHTGPILVLTACADDMSEVSLLKLGADDYLTKPVRPHVMVARIEALLRRTQVAQPAKNQLNLGQLHIDTSRQLVSYGEITPQLTAAEYEMLLLLASNAGCIVSRDDCCRSLRGIDYDFNDRSVDMRISGLRKKLNDDTPPYKVILTVRNKGYMLIDG, encoded by the coding sequence GTGGCTAAAGCAAACATACTCATCATTGAGGATGATAAAGAGATCTCGCGGCTAACCGCCATGTATCTCGAAGCGGAAGATTATCTGACACAGATCATCGACGATGGTTTGCATGCGGTAAACGCAGTACGACAACATCAACCGGATCTGATCATACTCGACCTGATGTTACCGGGTTTAGACGGCATCGAGATCTGTAAACAGGTGCGCACCTTCCATACCGGGCCGATACTCGTACTGACCGCCTGCGCCGATGATATGAGTGAAGTCAGTCTGCTCAAACTGGGCGCCGACGATTACCTGACAAAACCGGTGCGCCCCCATGTAATGGTAGCAAGAATTGAAGCCCTGCTCAGGCGGACTCAAGTCGCTCAGCCGGCAAAAAATCAGCTTAATTTGGGTCAGCTTCATATCGATACGTCTAGACAGCTCGTCAGCTACGGCGAAATCACCCCCCAACTGACTGCGGCCGAATATGAGATGTTACTGCTTCTGGCATCCAATGCCGGGTGCATCGTATCCAGAGACGATTGTTGTCGCTCCCTAAGAGGCATAGATTATGACTTTAATGACAGATCGGTAGATATGCGGATCTCAGGGTTGAGAAAGAAATTAAATGACGATACCCCACCATACAAGGTCATATTAACGGTACGAAACAAAGGATATATGTTGATCGATGGCTAA
- a CDS encoding Crp/Fnr family transcriptional regulator: MQLKPLSKGRFHTLWEQEHGEVERIMLDCISETKVVPAHQKLMQQGQKVSSLILVKQGRVSLGYSARNGRSFQLGTMDCDSQLFGEMEFFSDYLCQLDIIAEENVEIEVICGEKLQLALTNKPMFALFFASAIAIDYQDTIDILTRRMLYPIAYNIAYDLYHQHLNDQPVDGFTKCYLEAERFATTDRVYRRSVKKLEELGLIQRDKEGIVICDFEGLKAYIE; this comes from the coding sequence ATGCAGTTAAAACCACTTTCGAAAGGTCGCTTTCATACGCTTTGGGAGCAGGAACATGGCGAGGTCGAGCGGATCATGCTCGATTGCATCAGTGAAACTAAAGTGGTGCCGGCTCATCAAAAACTGATGCAGCAGGGGCAGAAGGTGAGCTCACTTATCTTAGTGAAACAGGGTCGTGTCTCTTTAGGTTACTCAGCCCGCAATGGTCGCAGCTTTCAACTCGGCACCATGGATTGCGACTCACAGCTCTTTGGCGAGATGGAGTTTTTTAGTGACTACCTGTGTCAGCTCGACATTATTGCCGAAGAGAATGTCGAAATTGAGGTGATCTGTGGCGAGAAACTGCAGCTGGCGTTAACGAACAAACCTATGTTTGCGCTTTTCTTTGCCAGTGCAATTGCTATCGATTATCAAGACACCATAGATATTCTGACTCGTCGTATGTTATATCCTATTGCCTATAACATCGCTTATGATCTGTATCATCAGCATCTTAACGACCAACCCGTCGATGGCTTTACTAAGTGTTATCTGGAAGCGGAGCGGTTTGCGACAACCGATCGCGTGTATCGTCGCTCGGTAAAGAAATTAGAGGAGCTGGGGCTGATCCAAAGGGATAAGGAGGGCATCGTTATCTGCGATTTCGAGGGACTCAAAGCCTATATCGAATAG
- the tsgA gene encoding MFS transporter TsgA — protein sequence MKNKISLTLLSFLANFIMAGFATQFGMLIEPIAEKFSANVNEVASIFSLLNGGSLAGTVAAFFLIEKIGVKRITLMSYLTIALSAAALHFASSLSIVMMAMTLIGLCGGVGLCIAGTIVVSVWKEKIQSTMLVVQDATFNVAGVVFPLITTYALSNALSWSYSYLAVGLVALGTAIMALMTNFDLCDSPVDKDSGESNDEKSEWNFSIISAGLGLFLGMLALYTFLTWAPMFVKEKFDIPFEEAGNIITQYWSAALVGALISTAIVSRVKIQNFLMGMMALALIITSVIVTTDKLEWMSYLTYGYGFVCAALYNSFIAYGVSFVKQASSKNVSFILISGSAGAMFSPAISSMFETIIGLQTVMYAIPVIYAMILSMLIISRRKTAENRLATA from the coding sequence ATGAAAAACAAAATATCACTCACACTGTTGAGCTTTCTCGCCAACTTTATCATGGCGGGTTTTGCGACTCAGTTTGGAATGTTAATCGAACCTATCGCCGAGAAGTTTTCGGCTAACGTTAATGAAGTCGCATCAATTTTCTCCCTTCTCAACGGCGGCTCCTTGGCGGGTACCGTTGCGGCCTTCTTCCTGATCGAGAAGATAGGCGTCAAACGTATCACCCTAATGAGTTACCTGACTATCGCCCTGAGCGCCGCGGCGCTTCACTTCGCCTCATCTTTGAGTATTGTCATGATGGCCATGACACTTATCGGGCTGTGTGGCGGTGTGGGTCTGTGCATCGCAGGCACCATAGTGGTATCGGTATGGAAAGAGAAGATCCAGAGCACCATGTTAGTGGTACAGGATGCTACCTTTAATGTCGCCGGAGTGGTATTTCCGCTGATAACCACGTACGCACTGAGCAATGCACTATCATGGAGCTACAGCTATCTGGCCGTAGGTTTAGTGGCTTTAGGTACGGCAATCATGGCCTTGATGACGAATTTCGACCTGTGTGATAGTCCGGTGGATAAGGATTCTGGTGAGAGTAACGATGAAAAATCTGAATGGAATTTCTCAATAATCAGTGCCGGTCTCGGCCTGTTCCTCGGCATGTTGGCACTCTATACCTTCCTGACCTGGGCTCCTATGTTCGTCAAAGAGAAGTTCGATATTCCATTTGAAGAAGCGGGCAACATCATCACTCAGTATTGGTCGGCGGCCCTGGTTGGCGCCCTGATCTCCACTGCAATTGTATCTCGCGTGAAAATTCAAAACTTCCTGATGGGGATGATGGCTCTGGCCTTAATCATCACCAGTGTGATCGTCACCACAGATAAACTGGAGTGGATGTCATATCTCACTTACGGCTACGGCTTTGTCTGTGCGGCACTCTATAACTCCTTTATCGCCTACGGCGTCTCATTTGTGAAACAGGCCAGCAGTAAAAATGTCTCCTTCATTTTAATCAGCGGCAGTGCAGGCGCCATGTTCAGCCCGGCGATAAGCTCCATGTTTGAAACCATTATTGGCCTACAGACCGTGATGTATGCTATCCCGGTTATTTACGCCATGATTTTAAGTATGCTGATCATCTCTCGCCGTAAAACAGCAGAAAACAGATTAGCGACTGCTTAA